One genomic region from Bacillus rossius redtenbacheri isolate Brsri chromosome 6, Brsri_v3, whole genome shotgun sequence encodes:
- the LOC134532632 gene encoding uncharacterized protein LOC134532632 isoform X2 encodes MSVVTKLHKAFQKTVVTSSLDELNWTVQEEDVGDSMKRLAALVKGAGPTGSSAWRPPGNVKAHMCSLDAQQKMRRSLVLEEAVLKREEDVADKRQQLEQEMAALASQQACTLPRLECVHGQVAELRDCLHDLEACLLNCVPVPSALSLLPDVP; translated from the exons ATGTCTGTCGTGACGAAACTGCACAAAGCGTTCCAGAAGACAGTCGTGACGAGCAGCCTGGATGAACTGAACTGGACAGTGCAAGAAGAGGATGTGGGTGATTCGATGAAGAGGTTGGCGGCCCTCGTGAAGGGGGCGGGGCCAACCGGCTCCAGCGCGTG GCGGCCGCCAGGGAACGTGAAGGCACACATGTGCTCCCTGGATGCCCAGCAGAAGATGAGGAGGTCCCTCGTTCTGGAGGAGGCTGTGTTGAAGAGAGAGGAGGACGTGGCTGACAAGCGGCAGCAGTTGGAGCAGGAAATGGCCGCGCTGGCTTCGCAGCAGGCGTGCACCTTGCCGCGCCTAGAGTGCGTGCACGGGCAGGTAGCAGAACTGCGTGACTGCCTGCACGACTTGGAGGCATGCCTGCTGAACTGTGTGCCGGTGCCCAGCGCACTCTCGTTGCTGCCAGACGTTCCGTAG
- the LOC134532631 gene encoding uncharacterized protein LOC134532631 isoform X2: MAAISVSYSIFYFQFTAKENTEQKKLENLNLQKQIITLDDVIPMKKKLVEDLTQEYVNLCATVDDTRCRQFRARVVSSHEAANRNKYLSSMEECKMTVDLTAGAKAKQLRDLSRRKSGLETKIRSLLDELQQKQKQAEDKEKELEGLQQKIFMLKKRNEARLVRLKKQVEKAEARQQALLKHQHVNK, translated from the exons ATGGCTGCAATATCTGTTTCATATagcattttttactttcaatttacAGCAAAAGAAAACACTGAACAAAAGAAGCTGGAAAATCTTAATTTGCAGAAGCAGATAATTACTTTAGATGATGTCATTCCCATGAAAAAGAAGCTAGTTGAAGACTTAACTCAGGAATATGTT AACCTATGCGCGACCGTGGACGACACTCGGTGCAGGCAGTTCCGGGCGCGCGTTGTCTCGTCCCACGAGGCAGCCAACAGGAACAAGTACTTATCAAGCATGGAAGAGTGCAAGATGACCGTTGACCTGACAGCAG GAGCCAAGGCCAAACAGCTGCGGGACCTGTCCAGAAGGAAGTCGGGGCTCGAAACAAAGATACGATCGCTGCTCGACGAGTTGCAACAGAAACAGAAACAAGCTGAAGACAAAGAGAAAGAACTGGAGGGCCTTCAACAGAAGATCTTCATGCTGAAG AAACGCAACGAAGCACGACTTGTACGTCTCAAAAAACAAGTAGAGAAAGCAGAAGCACGCCAGCAAGCCCTTCTGAAACACCAGCACGTCAACAAGTAA
- the LOC134532631 gene encoding uncharacterized protein LOC134532631 isoform X1: MSYSSNFCIRLTQNDIYTGYRLVSFIMDSEVRAFQDIAKGKCDTNLKLVENLEKLKIDLKNAKTNLNIAKENTEQKKLENLNLQKQIITLDDVIPMKKKLVEDLTQEYVNLCATVDDTRCRQFRARVVSSHEAANRNKYLSSMEECKMTVDLTAGAKAKQLRDLSRRKSGLETKIRSLLDELQQKQKQAEDKEKELEGLQQKIFMLKKRNEARLVRLKKQVEKAEARQQALLKHQHVNK; encoded by the exons ATGTCATATAGCAGCAACTTCTGTATACGTTTGACGCAAAATGATATTTATACAGGTTACAGGCTAGTTTCGTTTATCATGGATTCCGAAGTTAGGGCCTTTCAAGATATTGCAAAGGGAAAATGTGATACCAATTTAAAGTTGGTAGAAAATTTAGAAAAACTGAAAATAGATCTTAAAAATGCTAAAACCAATCTAAATATTG CAAAAGAAAACACTGAACAAAAGAAGCTGGAAAATCTTAATTTGCAGAAGCAGATAATTACTTTAGATGATGTCATTCCCATGAAAAAGAAGCTAGTTGAAGACTTAACTCAGGAATATGTT AACCTATGCGCGACCGTGGACGACACTCGGTGCAGGCAGTTCCGGGCGCGCGTTGTCTCGTCCCACGAGGCAGCCAACAGGAACAAGTACTTATCAAGCATGGAAGAGTGCAAGATGACCGTTGACCTGACAGCAG GAGCCAAGGCCAAACAGCTGCGGGACCTGTCCAGAAGGAAGTCGGGGCTCGAAACAAAGATACGATCGCTGCTCGACGAGTTGCAACAGAAACAGAAACAAGCTGAAGACAAAGAGAAAGAACTGGAGGGCCTTCAACAGAAGATCTTCATGCTGAAG AAACGCAACGAAGCACGACTTGTACGTCTCAAAAAACAAGTAGAGAAAGCAGAAGCACGCCAGCAAGCCCTTCTGAAACACCAGCACGTCAACAAGTAA
- the LOC134532633 gene encoding ribitol 5-phosphate transferase FKRP isoform X2, translating to MRIKIARLLMIIVVLVNLAVLHHIWKLLSYHESKTLNSSVKLNLVKNNSRKHFLNNRNVTIVLRDIEFFENNVAETIESLQNIFPRLKILIVVDSLPYPPLNLKRNDSQDVKMINLQVQLHTSAEKRNPLFHIRTKYVLFLPDSVHISTTELLLTMLSEVDKHPHNIISVPSSNSMSAACLQIFLSVKEWTLQYNHVDEDVCDSVTGRQALLLEADILRMLPEPFMIPFPEAIYIQSSAKKLKVRLLRSTMLRDGRALFQSPHAQWKLQQLTQARRAHMFRTLGIKKVVRETGSVEWYGCNRDIPRCFGSVVGDMPQYLWEDKWTPPCCLAGLRRTARHVFEHLEASGVRYWLEGGSLLGAMRAGDILPWDYDVDVGIYRDDVPRCSWLVRAQSTSVVDDHGFVWEKATEGDFYRVQLSRVNHLHVDLFPFYERNGTMTKDSWFPTHKQDREFPAHFLHPLASLQFVGRLVSVPNNIRDFLELKFGPGAVENPEYPDHSKLRFPRKPAFGEAVVQVDYDY from the exons ATGCGAATCAAAATTGCACGACTCCTAATGATAATAGTTGTGCTGGTTAATTTGGCTGTACTTCATCATATATGGAAATTATTATCATATCATGAATCGAAAACACTAAACTCATCGGTGAAGTTGAacttagttaaaaataattctcgcaaacattttttaaataatcgaAACGTGACAATTGTGTTACGGGACATAGAATTTTTCGAAAACAACGTGGCAGAAACTATTGAATCTTTGCAGAACATCTTCCCTAGACTAAAGATACTTATAGTTGTTGATAGTTTGCCTTATCCTCCTTTGAATTTGAAGCGAAATGATAGCCAAGATGTGAAGATGATAAATCTTCAAGTGCAACTACATACTTCAGCTGAGAAAAGAAATCCACTGTTTCACATTCGTACAAAGTATGTGTTGTTTTTACCTGATTCTGTGCACATTAGTACAACAGAATTATTACTCACTATGCTGTCTGAGGTGGATAAGCATCCTCATAATATAATATCTGTCCCCTCATCAAATTCCATGTCAGCAGCATGTCTTCAGATCTTTCTTAGTGTTAAAGAGTGGACTTTGCAGTACAATCATGTGGATGAAGATGTCTGTGACTCTGTCACAGGCAGACAAGCATTGTTGCTGGAGGCTGACATACTGAGGATGCTCCCAGAACCTTTTATGATTCCTTTTCCAGAGGCAATTTACATTCAGTCATCAGCCAAGAAATTAAAG GTGCGGCTGCTGCGCAGCACGATGCTGCGAGACGGCCGCGCACTGTTTCAGTCCCCACACGCCCAGTGGAAGCTTCAGCAGCTGACACAGGCGCGGCGTGCACACATGTTCCGCACACTGGGCATTAAGAAGGTGGTGCGTGAGACGGGCTCGGTGGAGTGGTACGGTTGCAACCGAGACATTCCGCGATGTTTCGGCTCGGTGGTGGGCGACATGCCCCAGTACCTGTGGGAGGATAAGTGGACTCCTCCGTGCTGCCTGGCGGGACTTAGACGCACCGCACGCCACGTGTTCGAACACCTCGAGGCCAGCGGGGTGCGCTACTGGTTGGAGGGAGGCAGCCTCCTCGGAGCCATGCGCGCGGGCGACATCTTGCCCTGGGACTACGATGTGGACGTGGGCATCTACCGCGACGACGTGCCGCGCTGCTCCTGGCTGGTGCGTGCGCAGAGCACGTCGGTGGTGGACGACCACGGCTTCGTGTGGGAGAAAGCGACCGAGGGGGACTTCTACCGTGTGCAGTTAAGCCGTGTGAACCACCTCCATGTCGACTTGTTCCCTTTCTACGAGCGCAACGGCACCATGACCAAGGACTCGTGGTTCCCGACCCACAAGCAGGACCGCGAGTTCCCGGCACACTTCCTACACCCGCTGGCCAGCCTGCAGTTCGTGGGGCGTCTGGTGTCGGTGCCCAACAACATCCGTGACTTCCTGGAGCTGAAGTTTGGGCCCGGCGCCGTGGAGAACCCAGAGTACCCGGACCACAGCAAACTCAGGTTTCCACGCAAGCCGGCCTTCGGAGAGGCCGTGGTCCAGGTCGACTACGACTACTGA
- the LOC134532633 gene encoding ribitol 5-phosphate transferase FKRP isoform X4, translating to MRIKIARLLMIIVVLVNLAVLHHIWKLLSYHESKTLNSSVKLNLVKNNSRKHFLNNRNVTIVLRDIEFFENNVAETIESLQNIFPRLKILIVVDSLPYPPLNLKRNDSQDVKMINLQVQLHTSAEKRNPLFHIRTKYVLFLPDSVHISTTELLLTMLSEVDKHPHNIISVPSSNSMSAACLQIFLSVKEWTLQYNHVDEDVCDSVTGRQALLLEADILRMLPEPFMIPFPEAIYIQSSAKKLKQFGWSTWGRSVRSLDEGSAGDYSDVPTQPNRRDWRCRTFLPCK from the exons ATGCGAATCAAAATTGCACGACTCCTAATGATAATAGTTGTGCTGGTTAATTTGGCTGTACTTCATCATATATGGAAATTATTATCATATCATGAATCGAAAACACTAAACTCATCGGTGAAGTTGAacttagttaaaaataattctcgcaaacattttttaaataatcgaAACGTGACAATTGTGTTACGGGACATAGAATTTTTCGAAAACAACGTGGCAGAAACTATTGAATCTTTGCAGAACATCTTCCCTAGACTAAAGATACTTATAGTTGTTGATAGTTTGCCTTATCCTCCTTTGAATTTGAAGCGAAATGATAGCCAAGATGTGAAGATGATAAATCTTCAAGTGCAACTACATACTTCAGCTGAGAAAAGAAATCCACTGTTTCACATTCGTACAAAGTATGTGTTGTTTTTACCTGATTCTGTGCACATTAGTACAACAGAATTATTACTCACTATGCTGTCTGAGGTGGATAAGCATCCTCATAATATAATATCTGTCCCCTCATCAAATTCCATGTCAGCAGCATGTCTTCAGATCTTTCTTAGTGTTAAAGAGTGGACTTTGCAGTACAATCATGTGGATGAAGATGTCTGTGACTCTGTCACAGGCAGACAAGCATTGTTGCTGGAGGCTGACATACTGAGGATGCTCCCAGAACCTTTTATGATTCCTTTTCCAGAGGCAATTTACATTCAGTCATCAGCCAAGAAATTAAAG CAGTTTGGATGGAGCACTTGGGGAAGGAGTGTGCGGTCTCTCGACGAAGGGAGTGCAGGGGACTACTCTGATGTCCCAACCCAGCCAAACCGTAGGGACTGGAGGTGCCGAACTTTTCTACC GTGTAAATGA
- the LOC134532633 gene encoding ribitol 5-phosphate transferase FKRP isoform X1 — MRIKIARLLMIIVVLVNLAVLHHIWKLLSYHESKTLNSSVKLNLVKNNSRKHFLNNRNVTIVLRDIEFFENNVAETIESLQNIFPRLKILIVVDSLPYPPLNLKRNDSQDVKMINLQVQLHTSAEKRNPLFHIRTKYVLFLPDSVHISTTELLLTMLSEVDKHPHNIISVPSSNSMSAACLQIFLSVKEWTLQYNHVDEDVCDSVTGRQALLLEADILRMLPEPFMIPFPEAIYIQSSAKKLKQFGWSTWGRSVRSLDEGSAGDYSDVPTQPNRRDWRCRTFLPCGCCAARCCETAAHCFSPHTPSGSFSS, encoded by the exons ATGCGAATCAAAATTGCACGACTCCTAATGATAATAGTTGTGCTGGTTAATTTGGCTGTACTTCATCATATATGGAAATTATTATCATATCATGAATCGAAAACACTAAACTCATCGGTGAAGTTGAacttagttaaaaataattctcgcaaacattttttaaataatcgaAACGTGACAATTGTGTTACGGGACATAGAATTTTTCGAAAACAACGTGGCAGAAACTATTGAATCTTTGCAGAACATCTTCCCTAGACTAAAGATACTTATAGTTGTTGATAGTTTGCCTTATCCTCCTTTGAATTTGAAGCGAAATGATAGCCAAGATGTGAAGATGATAAATCTTCAAGTGCAACTACATACTTCAGCTGAGAAAAGAAATCCACTGTTTCACATTCGTACAAAGTATGTGTTGTTTTTACCTGATTCTGTGCACATTAGTACAACAGAATTATTACTCACTATGCTGTCTGAGGTGGATAAGCATCCTCATAATATAATATCTGTCCCCTCATCAAATTCCATGTCAGCAGCATGTCTTCAGATCTTTCTTAGTGTTAAAGAGTGGACTTTGCAGTACAATCATGTGGATGAAGATGTCTGTGACTCTGTCACAGGCAGACAAGCATTGTTGCTGGAGGCTGACATACTGAGGATGCTCCCAGAACCTTTTATGATTCCTTTTCCAGAGGCAATTTACATTCAGTCATCAGCCAAGAAATTAAAG CAGTTTGGATGGAGCACTTGGGGAAGGAGTGTGCGGTCTCTCGACGAAGGGAGTGCAGGGGACTACTCTGATGTCCCAACCCAGCCAAACCGTAGGGACTGGAGGTGCCGAACTTTTCTACC GTGCGGCTGCTGCGCAGCACGATGCTGCGAGACGGCCGCGCACTGTTTCAGTCCCCACACGCCCAGTGGAAGCTTCAGCAGCTGA
- the LOC134532633 gene encoding ribitol 5-phosphate transferase FKRP isoform X6, giving the protein MRIKIARLLMIIVVLVNLAVLHHIWKLLSYHESKTLNSSVKLNLVKNNSRKHFLNNRNVTIVLRDIEFFENNVAETIESLQNIFPRLKILIVVDSLPYPPLNLKRNDSQDVKMINLQVQLHTSAEKRNPLFHIRTKYVLFLPDSVHISTTELLLTMLSEVDKHPHNIISVPSSNSMSAACLQIFLSVKEWTLQYNHVDEDVCDSVTGRQALLLEADILRMLPEPFMIPFPEAIYIQSSAKKLKQDRCK; this is encoded by the exons ATGCGAATCAAAATTGCACGACTCCTAATGATAATAGTTGTGCTGGTTAATTTGGCTGTACTTCATCATATATGGAAATTATTATCATATCATGAATCGAAAACACTAAACTCATCGGTGAAGTTGAacttagttaaaaataattctcgcaaacattttttaaataatcgaAACGTGACAATTGTGTTACGGGACATAGAATTTTTCGAAAACAACGTGGCAGAAACTATTGAATCTTTGCAGAACATCTTCCCTAGACTAAAGATACTTATAGTTGTTGATAGTTTGCCTTATCCTCCTTTGAATTTGAAGCGAAATGATAGCCAAGATGTGAAGATGATAAATCTTCAAGTGCAACTACATACTTCAGCTGAGAAAAGAAATCCACTGTTTCACATTCGTACAAAGTATGTGTTGTTTTTACCTGATTCTGTGCACATTAGTACAACAGAATTATTACTCACTATGCTGTCTGAGGTGGATAAGCATCCTCATAATATAATATCTGTCCCCTCATCAAATTCCATGTCAGCAGCATGTCTTCAGATCTTTCTTAGTGTTAAAGAGTGGACTTTGCAGTACAATCATGTGGATGAAGATGTCTGTGACTCTGTCACAGGCAGACAAGCATTGTTGCTGGAGGCTGACATACTGAGGATGCTCCCAGAACCTTTTATGATTCCTTTTCCAGAGGCAATTTACATTCAGTCATCAGCCAAGAAATTAAAG CAGGACAGGTGTAAATGA
- the LOC134532633 gene encoding ribitol 5-phosphate transferase FKRP isoform X7, with protein MRIKIARLLMIIVVLVNLAVLHHIWKLLSYHESKTLNSSVKLNLVKNNSRKHFLNNRNVTIVLRDIEFFENNVAETIESLQNIFPRLKILIVVDSLPYPPLNLKRNDSQDVKMINLQVQLHTSAEKRNPLFHIRTKYVLFLPDSVHISTTELLLTMLSEVDKHPHNIISVPSSNSMSAACLQIFLSVKEWTLQYNHVDEDVCDSVTGRQALLLEADILRMLPEPFMIPFPEAIYIQSSAKKLKDRCK; from the exons ATGCGAATCAAAATTGCACGACTCCTAATGATAATAGTTGTGCTGGTTAATTTGGCTGTACTTCATCATATATGGAAATTATTATCATATCATGAATCGAAAACACTAAACTCATCGGTGAAGTTGAacttagttaaaaataattctcgcaaacattttttaaataatcgaAACGTGACAATTGTGTTACGGGACATAGAATTTTTCGAAAACAACGTGGCAGAAACTATTGAATCTTTGCAGAACATCTTCCCTAGACTAAAGATACTTATAGTTGTTGATAGTTTGCCTTATCCTCCTTTGAATTTGAAGCGAAATGATAGCCAAGATGTGAAGATGATAAATCTTCAAGTGCAACTACATACTTCAGCTGAGAAAAGAAATCCACTGTTTCACATTCGTACAAAGTATGTGTTGTTTTTACCTGATTCTGTGCACATTAGTACAACAGAATTATTACTCACTATGCTGTCTGAGGTGGATAAGCATCCTCATAATATAATATCTGTCCCCTCATCAAATTCCATGTCAGCAGCATGTCTTCAGATCTTTCTTAGTGTTAAAGAGTGGACTTTGCAGTACAATCATGTGGATGAAGATGTCTGTGACTCTGTCACAGGCAGACAAGCATTGTTGCTGGAGGCTGACATACTGAGGATGCTCCCAGAACCTTTTATGATTCCTTTTCCAGAGGCAATTTACATTCAGTCATCAGCCAAGAAATTAAAG GACAGGTGTAAATGA
- the LOC134532633 gene encoding ribitol 5-phosphate transferase FKRP isoform X8: MRIKIARLLMIIVVLVNLAVLHHIWKLLSYHESKTLNSSVKLNLVKNNSRKHFLNNRNVTIVLRDIEFFENNVAETIESLQNIFPRLKILIVVDSLPYPPLNLKRNDSQDVKMINLQVQLHTSAEKRNPLFHIRTKYVLFLPDSVHISTTELLLTMLSEVDKHPHNIISVPSSNSMSAACLQIFLSVKEWTLQYNHVDEDVCDSVTGRQALLLEADILRMLPEPFMIPFPEAIYIQSSAKKLKV; the protein is encoded by the exons ATGCGAATCAAAATTGCACGACTCCTAATGATAATAGTTGTGCTGGTTAATTTGGCTGTACTTCATCATATATGGAAATTATTATCATATCATGAATCGAAAACACTAAACTCATCGGTGAAGTTGAacttagttaaaaataattctcgcaaacattttttaaataatcgaAACGTGACAATTGTGTTACGGGACATAGAATTTTTCGAAAACAACGTGGCAGAAACTATTGAATCTTTGCAGAACATCTTCCCTAGACTAAAGATACTTATAGTTGTTGATAGTTTGCCTTATCCTCCTTTGAATTTGAAGCGAAATGATAGCCAAGATGTGAAGATGATAAATCTTCAAGTGCAACTACATACTTCAGCTGAGAAAAGAAATCCACTGTTTCACATTCGTACAAAGTATGTGTTGTTTTTACCTGATTCTGTGCACATTAGTACAACAGAATTATTACTCACTATGCTGTCTGAGGTGGATAAGCATCCTCATAATATAATATCTGTCCCCTCATCAAATTCCATGTCAGCAGCATGTCTTCAGATCTTTCTTAGTGTTAAAGAGTGGACTTTGCAGTACAATCATGTGGATGAAGATGTCTGTGACTCTGTCACAGGCAGACAAGCATTGTTGCTGGAGGCTGACATACTGAGGATGCTCCCAGAACCTTTTATGATTCCTTTTCCAGAGGCAATTTACATTCAGTCATCAGCCAAGAAATTAAAG GTGTAA
- the LOC134532633 gene encoding ribitol 5-phosphate transferase FKRP isoform X3 codes for MLPEPFMIPFPEAIYIQSSAKKLKVRLLRSTMLRDGRALFQSPHAQWKLQQLTQARRAHMFRTLGIKKVVRETGSVEWYGCNRDIPRCFGSVVGDMPQYLWEDKWTPPCCLAGLRRTARHVFEHLEASGVRYWLEGGSLLGAMRAGDILPWDYDVDVGIYRDDVPRCSWLVRAQSTSVVDDHGFVWEKATEGDFYRVQLSRVNHLHVDLFPFYERNGTMTKDSWFPTHKQDREFPAHFLHPLASLQFVGRLVSVPNNIRDFLELKFGPGAVENPEYPDHSKLRFPRKPAFGEAVVQVDYDY; via the exons ATGCTCCCAGAACCTTTTATGATTCCTTTTCCAGAGGCAATTTACATTCAGTCATCAGCCAAGAAATTAAAG GTGCGGCTGCTGCGCAGCACGATGCTGCGAGACGGCCGCGCACTGTTTCAGTCCCCACACGCCCAGTGGAAGCTTCAGCAGCTGACACAGGCGCGGCGTGCACACATGTTCCGCACACTGGGCATTAAGAAGGTGGTGCGTGAGACGGGCTCGGTGGAGTGGTACGGTTGCAACCGAGACATTCCGCGATGTTTCGGCTCGGTGGTGGGCGACATGCCCCAGTACCTGTGGGAGGATAAGTGGACTCCTCCGTGCTGCCTGGCGGGACTTAGACGCACCGCACGCCACGTGTTCGAACACCTCGAGGCCAGCGGGGTGCGCTACTGGTTGGAGGGAGGCAGCCTCCTCGGAGCCATGCGCGCGGGCGACATCTTGCCCTGGGACTACGATGTGGACGTGGGCATCTACCGCGACGACGTGCCGCGCTGCTCCTGGCTGGTGCGTGCGCAGAGCACGTCGGTGGTGGACGACCACGGCTTCGTGTGGGAGAAAGCGACCGAGGGGGACTTCTACCGTGTGCAGTTAAGCCGTGTGAACCACCTCCATGTCGACTTGTTCCCTTTCTACGAGCGCAACGGCACCATGACCAAGGACTCGTGGTTCCCGACCCACAAGCAGGACCGCGAGTTCCCGGCACACTTCCTACACCCGCTGGCCAGCCTGCAGTTCGTGGGGCGTCTGGTGTCGGTGCCCAACAACATCCGTGACTTCCTGGAGCTGAAGTTTGGGCCCGGCGCCGTGGAGAACCCAGAGTACCCGGACCACAGCAAACTCAGGTTTCCACGCAAGCCGGCCTTCGGAGAGGCCGTGGTCCAGGTCGACTACGACTACTGA
- the LOC134532633 gene encoding ribitol 5-phosphate transferase FKRP isoform X5, translated as MLRDGRALFQSPHAQWKLQQLTQARRAHMFRTLGIKKVVRETGSVEWYGCNRDIPRCFGSVVGDMPQYLWEDKWTPPCCLAGLRRTARHVFEHLEASGVRYWLEGGSLLGAMRAGDILPWDYDVDVGIYRDDVPRCSWLVRAQSTSVVDDHGFVWEKATEGDFYRVQLSRVNHLHVDLFPFYERNGTMTKDSWFPTHKQDREFPAHFLHPLASLQFVGRLVSVPNNIRDFLELKFGPGAVENPEYPDHSKLRFPRKPAFGEAVVQVDYDY; from the coding sequence ATGCTGCGAGACGGCCGCGCACTGTTTCAGTCCCCACACGCCCAGTGGAAGCTTCAGCAGCTGACACAGGCGCGGCGTGCACACATGTTCCGCACACTGGGCATTAAGAAGGTGGTGCGTGAGACGGGCTCGGTGGAGTGGTACGGTTGCAACCGAGACATTCCGCGATGTTTCGGCTCGGTGGTGGGCGACATGCCCCAGTACCTGTGGGAGGATAAGTGGACTCCTCCGTGCTGCCTGGCGGGACTTAGACGCACCGCACGCCACGTGTTCGAACACCTCGAGGCCAGCGGGGTGCGCTACTGGTTGGAGGGAGGCAGCCTCCTCGGAGCCATGCGCGCGGGCGACATCTTGCCCTGGGACTACGATGTGGACGTGGGCATCTACCGCGACGACGTGCCGCGCTGCTCCTGGCTGGTGCGTGCGCAGAGCACGTCGGTGGTGGACGACCACGGCTTCGTGTGGGAGAAAGCGACCGAGGGGGACTTCTACCGTGTGCAGTTAAGCCGTGTGAACCACCTCCATGTCGACTTGTTCCCTTTCTACGAGCGCAACGGCACCATGACCAAGGACTCGTGGTTCCCGACCCACAAGCAGGACCGCGAGTTCCCGGCACACTTCCTACACCCGCTGGCCAGCCTGCAGTTCGTGGGGCGTCTGGTGTCGGTGCCCAACAACATCCGTGACTTCCTGGAGCTGAAGTTTGGGCCCGGCGCCGTGGAGAACCCAGAGTACCCGGACCACAGCAAACTCAGGTTTCCACGCAAGCCGGCCTTCGGAGAGGCCGTGGTCCAGGTCGACTACGACTACTGA